The Anopheles coluzzii chromosome 2, AcolN3, whole genome shotgun sequence genome window below encodes:
- the LOC120950739 gene encoding tyrosine-protein phosphatase 69D isoform X1 has translation MWKKQAPLCWLVSVYVVCQLVAAKDSQVREEYFIAGSNGTLSCATSENQNIVWQKNGANISNSRISFLIVDSSEAVRKLSYLDPADEADEANAPKLYYTLTIHNFTKSDEGNYTCYNLENGLNVSYTVRTVILPKITQTSNEKIRTKTTSTQQLYCVIEAFPLSHTIYWVKEDASGESSLRALANNSEQRVIDERHVNATLTLRDLTKGHNGTYSCVVLPSAQMQAANYEVKKSMALLILDVPQVTIDYAKAVGANKIYLNWTVNDGNDRIKNYIVRYLKTGDQTFTYYREKIGGNNSFYVLDGFEPGTDYKISLGASNGQGDSKHHEYSETIRTLDTDPSFTPEVEVKGSSHSTITIGWAPPPANLTDYIQYYELVVSHAGVNDSVMKKEAFHPQNSRNLPYMFDNLATATTYNFRVRACSELTKICGNWSDPVNGTTSDGQASAPRSLQITCSHHNISRRNFVRVRWEVPEFPNGKIMSYQAILSGVANYRSEFGMMKSDIWGPKIKNINPDSYSTAYATEYDNVPPNTNYTVNVTAHTRTKRPGVVASATCTMPATTPDNLGRISWGKLRTDQDDWIFKLFLPRLSERNGPICCYKVYLTRIHIHHNGSLPAPENALITSYADVHSMNNTHGGTYLAEVFAGMSSQTEVFLGDGKNSPAVGLCPQCLQMRHRVQVEAERAPATTELPAARDDLPAADDVTAAPGARTGNEAVALEDERKASSNHEKRDTGKYYESLTRLETVFDGALDPTSNYTGFLEVVVKTDSGNDGRDYLSTFSEYFQEMNAGAPMEGDVDGNDLSYILNIVIQVLLALIAVVVIVLMVLCFLHKHVSNNIAQEGEAISLGDSLRRALCNGGRGVNVHHRHLLGSSSAKPPVLPPISKDDLPKAYNDKHKDSDYGFQHEFELLPDKFADRTTKNSDMKENMPKNRYPDIKAYDQTRVKLTPLNGLAGSDYINANFVIGYKERKKFICAQGPMDATINDFWRMIWEQHLEIIVMLTNLEEYNKTKCAKYWPESTNDSIQYGELLITFQSLTYYADYIIRTLKVTKRSASSGEETSREISQYHYLAWKDFMAPEHPQGITKFINRINSEYSLQRGPILVHCSAGVGRTGTFVALDTLMQQLQEEGQVFIFNTICDMRYQRNFLVQSLKQYIFLYRALAELAYFGDTEIDQKSLASTIEALKQPSSENVEISRLELQFQRLKAFQEDTRKTTTMGSSEENKAKNRSESCIPYDKNRVILAPIPGRDNCTYINASFIDGYDDENNFVITQDPMEDTIFDFWRMIFEQRIKTIVMFSEIGDGPNKCPRYWADEEMKYENLLVSYIQSESGPYYTKREFTVTNCKTNDTIHVTQFQYNGWPTVEGEVPEVTRGMIEIVNQAQKHSSQQQDIFTIAVHCSLGTDKSSLFVAMCILVMQLKTEKRVDICTVVRKLRAQRSLMIQTYAQYEFLHRAIVNFADLYKISLGIVNDC, from the exons ATGTGGAAAAAGCAAGCCCCCTTGTGCTGGCTCGTAAGTGTTTACGTCGTGTGTCAGCTGGTTGCAGCGAAGGATAGTCAAG TGCGAGAGGAATACTTCATTGCCGGCAGTAACGGAACGCTGTCCTGTGCCACGTCCGAGAATCAGAACATAGTGTGGCAAAAGAATGGCGCAAACATTTCCAACTCACG TATATCGTTCCTTATCGTGGACAGCAGTGAGGCGGTCCGGAAGCTGTCCTACCTCGATCCGGCGGACGAGGCGGACGAAGCAAACGCTCCGAAGCTGTACTACACCCTGACCATACACAATTTTACCAAATCCGACGAAGGTAACTACACCTGCTACAACCTGGAAAATGGTCTCAACGTGTCGTACACCGTGCGCACCGTAATTCTACCAAAGATCACCCAAACTAGCAACGAAAAGATTAGAACTAAGACGACCAGCACCCAGCAGCTGTACTGCGTGATCGAAGCGTTTCCGCTGTCGCACACGATCTACTGGGTGAAGGAGGATGCATCGGGTGAAAGCAGCCTGCGGGCGCTGGCCAACAACTCGGAACAGCGGGTGATCGACGAGCGGCACGTGAACGCCACCCTGACCCTGCGCGATCTCACCAAGGGCCACAACGGCACGTACTCGTGCGTGGTCCTGCCCTCGGCGCAGATGCAGGCGGCCAACTACGAGGTGAAGAAATCGATGGCGCTGCTGATACTGGACGTGCCGCAGGTAACGATCGATTACGCGAAAGCCGTCGGAGCGAACAAAATCTATCTCAACTGGACGGTCAACGATGGCAACGATCGGATCAAGAACTACATCGTGCGCTACCTGAAAACGGGCGACCAAACGTTCACGTACTATCGCGAGAAGATAGGAGGAAACAATTCGTTCTACGTGCTGGACGGGTTCGAGCCCGGCACGGACTACAAGATCAGCTTGGGCGCATCGAACGGGCAGGGCGACAGCAAGCACCACGAGTACAGCGAAACGATACGCACGCTCGACACGGACCCGAGCTTCACGCCGGAGGTCGAGGTGAAGGGCAGCTCGCACAGCACGATCACGATCGGTTGGGCACCGCCGCCGGCGAACCTCACCGACTACATCCAGTACTACGAGCTGGTCGTATCGCACGCCGGTGTGAACGACTCCGTCATGAAGAAGGAAGCGTTCCATCCGCAGAACAGCCGCAACCTGCCGTACATGTTCGATAACTTAGCGACCGCCACGACGTACAACTTTCGCGTGCGTGCCTGCAGCGAGCTGACGAAAATCTGCGGCAACTGGTCGGACCCGGTGAACGGGACGACGAGCGACGGGCAGGCGTCGGCGCCGCGCAGTCTGCAAATTACCTGCTCGCACCACAACATCTCGCGCCGCAACTTTGTTCGCGTGCGCTGGGAGGTGCCCGAGTTTCCGAATGGGAAAATCATGTCGTATCAGGCCATTTTGAGCGGCGTGGCCAACTATCGGTCCGAGTTTGGCATGATGAAGAGCGACATCTGGGGACCGAAGATCAAAAACATCAACCCGGACTCGTACTCCACCGCGTACGCGACCGAGTACGATAATGTGCCGccgaacacgaactacaccgTGAACGTTACGGCGCACACGCGCACGAAGCGGCCCGGCGTGGTTGCGTCGGCGACCTGCACCATGCCGGCCACCACGCCCGACAATCTGGGCCGCATTAGCTGGGGCAAGCTGCGGACGGATCAGGACGATTGGATCTTTAAACTGTTTCTGCCCCGGCTGTCCGAGCGGAATGGACCGATCTGCTGTTACAAGGTGTACCTGACGCGCATCCACATTCACCATAATGGGTCGCTGCCGGCGCCCGAGAACGCGCTCATCACGAGCTACGCGGACGTGCATTCGATGAATAACACGCACGGTGGAACCTATCTGGCGGAGGTGTTCGCCGGTATGAGCAGCCAGACGGAGGTGTTTCTGGGCGATGGTAAAAACAGTCCGGCAGTGGGCCTGTGTCCACAGTGCCTGCAAATGCGGCACCGTGTGCAGGTCGAGGCGGAACGAGCACCAGCAACGACAG AATTGCCTGCGGCACGCGATGATCTACCGGCAGCAGACGATGTGACGGCAGCACCGGGAGCACGGACGGGCAATGAAGCGGTTGCTCTAGAAGATGAGCGTAAAGCGTCCTCCAATCACGAGAAACGAGATACGGGCAAATATTATGAATCGCTGACACGGCTGGAAACGGTTTTTGACGGTGCCCTGGATCCAACGAGTAATTACACCGGATTCCTGGAGGTTGTTG TAAAAACCGACAGCGGCAATGATGGACGAGACTACCTGTCGACTTTTAGCGAGTACTTCCAGGAAATGAATGCCGGAGCACCGATGGAGGGAGACGTGGACGGAAACGATTTGTCCTACATACTGAACATTGTGATTCAAGTCCTGCTGGCACTGATTGCCGTGGTGGTGATTGTGCTAATGGTGCTGTGCTTCCTGCACAAGCACGTAAGCAACAACATCGCACAGGAGGGAGAAGCGATCAGTTTGGGCGACTCGTTGAG ACGAGCCCTCTGCAATGGTGGCCGTGGTGTTAATGTTCATCATCGTCATTTGCTCGGTTCCAGCAGTGCCAAGCCGCCAGTGCTGCCGCCGATCTCGAAAGACGACCTGCCGAAGGCGTACAACGACAAGCACAAGGACTCGGACTACGGGTTCCAGCACGAGTTCGAGCTGCTGCCGGACAAGTTTGCCGACCGGACGACGAAGAACTCCGACATGAAGGAAAACATGCCCAAGAACCGGTACCCCGACATTAAGGCGTACGATCAGACGCGCGTAAAGCTCACGCCGCTGAACGGATTGGCCGGCTCGGACTACATCAATGCGAACTTTGTCATCGGGTACAAGGAGCGCAAGAAGTTCATCTGCGCCCAGGGTCCGATGGATGCCACCATCAACGACTTTTGGCGCATGATCTGGGAGCAGCATCTGGAGATTATCGTAATGCTGACGAATCTGGAGGAGTACAACAAGACCAAGTGTGCCAAGTATTGGCCGGAAAGCACGAACGATTCCATCCAGTACGGCGAGCTGCTGATCACGTTCCAGTCGCTTACATACTACGCCGATTACATCATTCGCACGTTGAAG GTTACGAAACGGTCCGCCAGCTCGGGCGAGGAAACGTCTCGCGAGATCAGCCAGTACCACTATTTGGCGTGGAAGGATTTCATGGCACCGGAACACCCGCAAGGCATAACGAAGTTTATCAACCGAATCAACTCCGAATACTCGCTGCAGCGTGGTCCCATTCTGGTGCATTGCAGTGCGGGCGTCGGTCGCACCGGTACGTTTGTAGCGCTGGACACGCTCATGCAACAGCTGCAGGAGGAGGGCCAGGTGTTTATTTTCAACACAATTTGTGATATGCGATATCAAAGAAACTTCCTCGTCCAATCTTTG AAACAATACATCTTTTTGTACCGTGCACTGGCCGAGCTGGCCTACTTTGGAGACACGGAGATCGATCAAAAGTCGCTGGCCAGCACCATCGAAGCGCTGAAGCAGCCGTCATCGGAGAATGTCGAAATATCGCGACTTGAGCTACAGTTCCAG CGTCTAAAAGCGTTCCAAGAGGACACGCGCAAAACTACGACGATGGGCTCGAGCGAGGAAAACAAGGCGAAAAATCGCTCCGAATCGTGCATCCCGTACGACAAGAACCGCGTCATACTGGCCCCCATACCGGGCCGGGACAACTGCACCTACATTAATGCGTCCTTCATCGATGGGTACGATGACGAGAACAACTTCGTCATCACCCAGGACCCGATGGAGGATACCATTTTCGACTTTTGGCGCATGATATTCGAGCAACGCATCAAAACGATTGTCATGTTCTCGGAG ATCGGCGACGGTCCAAACAAGTGTCCCCGGTACTGGGCCGACGAGGAGATGAAGTACGAAAACCTGCTAGTGTCGTACATTCAGAGCGAGAGTGGCCCTTACTACACAAAGCGCGAGTTCACCGTCACCAACTGCAAAACCAACGACACGATCCACGTGACACAGTTCCAGTACAATGGATGGCCCACGGTGGAGGGCGAGGTGCCGGAGGTGACCCGCGGTATGATCGAGATCGTGAACCAGGCGCAGAAGCATAGCTCTCAGCAGCAGGACATTTTTACGATTGCCGTTCACTGCAG TCTCGGAACGGACAAAAGTTCTCTTTTCGTTGCCATGTGTATATTAGTGATGCAGCTGAAGACGGAGAAACGCGTCGATATTTGCACCGTGGTGCGAAAGCTTCGAGCACAACGTAGTTTAATGATACAGACATAT GCACAATATGAGTTCCTGCATAGGGCTATTGTAAATTTTGCTGATCTGTATAAAATATCGCTAGGCATCGTGAACGATTGTTGA
- the LOC120950739 gene encoding tyrosine-protein phosphatase 69D isoform X3: MWKKQAPLCWLVSVYVVCQLVAAKDSQVREEYFIAGSNGTLSCATSENQNIVWQKNGANISNSRISFLIVDSSEAVRKLSYLDPADEADEANAPKLYYTLTIHNFTKSDEGNYTCYNLENGLNVSYTVRTVILPKITQTSNEKIRTKTTSTQQLYCVIEAFPLSHTIYWVKEDASGESSLRALANNSEQRVIDERHVNATLTLRDLTKGHNGTYSCVVLPSAQMQAANYEVKKSMALLILDVPQVTIDYAKAVGANKIYLNWTVNDGNDRIKNYIVRYLKTGDQTFTYYREKIGGNNSFYVLDGFEPGTDYKISLGASNGQGDSKHHEYSETIRTLDTDPSFTPEVEVKGSSHSTITIGWAPPPANLTDYIQYYELVVSHAGVNDSVMKKEAFHPQNSRNLPYMFDNLATATTYNFRVRACSELTKICGNWSDPVNGTTSDGQASAPRSLQITCSHHNISRRNFVRVRWEVPEFPNGKIMSYQAILSGVANYRSEFGMMKSDIWGPKIKNINPDSYSTAYATEYDNVPPNTNYTVNVTAHTRTKRPGVVASATCTMPATTPDNLGRISWGKLRTDQDDWIFKLFLPRLSERNGPICCYKVYLTRIHIHHNGSLPAPENALITSYADVHSMNNTHGGTYLAEVFAGMSSQTEVFLGDGKNSPAVGLCPQCLQMRHRVQVEAERAPATTELPAARDDLPAADDVTAAPGARTGNEAVALEDERKASSNHEKRDTGKYYESLTRLETVFDGALDPTSNYTGFLEVVVKTDSGNDGRDYLSTFSEYFQEMNAGAPMEGDVDGNDLSYILNIVIQVLLALIAVVVIVLMVLCFLHKHVSNNIAQEGEAISLGDSLSAKPPVLPPISKDDLPKAYNDKHKDSDYGFQHEFELLPDKFADRTTKNSDMKENMPKNRYPDIKAYDQTRVKLTPLNGLAGSDYINANFVIGYKERKKFICAQGPMDATINDFWRMIWEQHLEIIVMLTNLEEYNKTKCAKYWPESTNDSIQYGELLITFQSLTYYADYIIRTLKVTKRSASSGEETSREISQYHYLAWKDFMAPEHPQGITKFINRINSEYSLQRGPILVHCSAGVGRTGTFVALDTLMQQLQEEGQVFIFNTICDMRYQRNFLVQSLKQYIFLYRALAELAYFGDTEIDQKSLASTIEALKQPSSENVEISRLELQFQRLKAFQEDTRKTTTMGSSEENKAKNRSESCIPYDKNRVILAPIPGRDNCTYINASFIDGYDDENNFVITQDPMEDTIFDFWRMIFEQRIKTIVMFSEIGDGPNKCPRYWADEEMKYENLLVSYIQSESGPYYTKREFTVTNCKTNDTIHVTQFQYNGWPTVEGEVPEVTRGMIEIVNQAQKHSSQQQDIFTIAVHCSLGTDKSSLFVAMCILVMQLKTEKRVDICTVVRKLRAQRSLMIQTYAQYEFLHRAIVNFADLYKISLGIVNDC, encoded by the exons ATGTGGAAAAAGCAAGCCCCCTTGTGCTGGCTCGTAAGTGTTTACGTCGTGTGTCAGCTGGTTGCAGCGAAGGATAGTCAAG TGCGAGAGGAATACTTCATTGCCGGCAGTAACGGAACGCTGTCCTGTGCCACGTCCGAGAATCAGAACATAGTGTGGCAAAAGAATGGCGCAAACATTTCCAACTCACG TATATCGTTCCTTATCGTGGACAGCAGTGAGGCGGTCCGGAAGCTGTCCTACCTCGATCCGGCGGACGAGGCGGACGAAGCAAACGCTCCGAAGCTGTACTACACCCTGACCATACACAATTTTACCAAATCCGACGAAGGTAACTACACCTGCTACAACCTGGAAAATGGTCTCAACGTGTCGTACACCGTGCGCACCGTAATTCTACCAAAGATCACCCAAACTAGCAACGAAAAGATTAGAACTAAGACGACCAGCACCCAGCAGCTGTACTGCGTGATCGAAGCGTTTCCGCTGTCGCACACGATCTACTGGGTGAAGGAGGATGCATCGGGTGAAAGCAGCCTGCGGGCGCTGGCCAACAACTCGGAACAGCGGGTGATCGACGAGCGGCACGTGAACGCCACCCTGACCCTGCGCGATCTCACCAAGGGCCACAACGGCACGTACTCGTGCGTGGTCCTGCCCTCGGCGCAGATGCAGGCGGCCAACTACGAGGTGAAGAAATCGATGGCGCTGCTGATACTGGACGTGCCGCAGGTAACGATCGATTACGCGAAAGCCGTCGGAGCGAACAAAATCTATCTCAACTGGACGGTCAACGATGGCAACGATCGGATCAAGAACTACATCGTGCGCTACCTGAAAACGGGCGACCAAACGTTCACGTACTATCGCGAGAAGATAGGAGGAAACAATTCGTTCTACGTGCTGGACGGGTTCGAGCCCGGCACGGACTACAAGATCAGCTTGGGCGCATCGAACGGGCAGGGCGACAGCAAGCACCACGAGTACAGCGAAACGATACGCACGCTCGACACGGACCCGAGCTTCACGCCGGAGGTCGAGGTGAAGGGCAGCTCGCACAGCACGATCACGATCGGTTGGGCACCGCCGCCGGCGAACCTCACCGACTACATCCAGTACTACGAGCTGGTCGTATCGCACGCCGGTGTGAACGACTCCGTCATGAAGAAGGAAGCGTTCCATCCGCAGAACAGCCGCAACCTGCCGTACATGTTCGATAACTTAGCGACCGCCACGACGTACAACTTTCGCGTGCGTGCCTGCAGCGAGCTGACGAAAATCTGCGGCAACTGGTCGGACCCGGTGAACGGGACGACGAGCGACGGGCAGGCGTCGGCGCCGCGCAGTCTGCAAATTACCTGCTCGCACCACAACATCTCGCGCCGCAACTTTGTTCGCGTGCGCTGGGAGGTGCCCGAGTTTCCGAATGGGAAAATCATGTCGTATCAGGCCATTTTGAGCGGCGTGGCCAACTATCGGTCCGAGTTTGGCATGATGAAGAGCGACATCTGGGGACCGAAGATCAAAAACATCAACCCGGACTCGTACTCCACCGCGTACGCGACCGAGTACGATAATGTGCCGccgaacacgaactacaccgTGAACGTTACGGCGCACACGCGCACGAAGCGGCCCGGCGTGGTTGCGTCGGCGACCTGCACCATGCCGGCCACCACGCCCGACAATCTGGGCCGCATTAGCTGGGGCAAGCTGCGGACGGATCAGGACGATTGGATCTTTAAACTGTTTCTGCCCCGGCTGTCCGAGCGGAATGGACCGATCTGCTGTTACAAGGTGTACCTGACGCGCATCCACATTCACCATAATGGGTCGCTGCCGGCGCCCGAGAACGCGCTCATCACGAGCTACGCGGACGTGCATTCGATGAATAACACGCACGGTGGAACCTATCTGGCGGAGGTGTTCGCCGGTATGAGCAGCCAGACGGAGGTGTTTCTGGGCGATGGTAAAAACAGTCCGGCAGTGGGCCTGTGTCCACAGTGCCTGCAAATGCGGCACCGTGTGCAGGTCGAGGCGGAACGAGCACCAGCAACGACAG AATTGCCTGCGGCACGCGATGATCTACCGGCAGCAGACGATGTGACGGCAGCACCGGGAGCACGGACGGGCAATGAAGCGGTTGCTCTAGAAGATGAGCGTAAAGCGTCCTCCAATCACGAGAAACGAGATACGGGCAAATATTATGAATCGCTGACACGGCTGGAAACGGTTTTTGACGGTGCCCTGGATCCAACGAGTAATTACACCGGATTCCTGGAGGTTGTTG TAAAAACCGACAGCGGCAATGATGGACGAGACTACCTGTCGACTTTTAGCGAGTACTTCCAGGAAATGAATGCCGGAGCACCGATGGAGGGAGACGTGGACGGAAACGATTTGTCCTACATACTGAACATTGTGATTCAAGTCCTGCTGGCACTGATTGCCGTGGTGGTGATTGTGCTAATGGTGCTGTGCTTCCTGCACAAGCACGTAAGCAACAACATCGCACAGGAGGGAGAAGCGATCAGTTTGGGCGACTCGTTGAG TGCCAAGCCGCCAGTGCTGCCGCCGATCTCGAAAGACGACCTGCCGAAGGCGTACAACGACAAGCACAAGGACTCGGACTACGGGTTCCAGCACGAGTTCGAGCTGCTGCCGGACAAGTTTGCCGACCGGACGACGAAGAACTCCGACATGAAGGAAAACATGCCCAAGAACCGGTACCCCGACATTAAGGCGTACGATCAGACGCGCGTAAAGCTCACGCCGCTGAACGGATTGGCCGGCTCGGACTACATCAATGCGAACTTTGTCATCGGGTACAAGGAGCGCAAGAAGTTCATCTGCGCCCAGGGTCCGATGGATGCCACCATCAACGACTTTTGGCGCATGATCTGGGAGCAGCATCTGGAGATTATCGTAATGCTGACGAATCTGGAGGAGTACAACAAGACCAAGTGTGCCAAGTATTGGCCGGAAAGCACGAACGATTCCATCCAGTACGGCGAGCTGCTGATCACGTTCCAGTCGCTTACATACTACGCCGATTACATCATTCGCACGTTGAAG GTTACGAAACGGTCCGCCAGCTCGGGCGAGGAAACGTCTCGCGAGATCAGCCAGTACCACTATTTGGCGTGGAAGGATTTCATGGCACCGGAACACCCGCAAGGCATAACGAAGTTTATCAACCGAATCAACTCCGAATACTCGCTGCAGCGTGGTCCCATTCTGGTGCATTGCAGTGCGGGCGTCGGTCGCACCGGTACGTTTGTAGCGCTGGACACGCTCATGCAACAGCTGCAGGAGGAGGGCCAGGTGTTTATTTTCAACACAATTTGTGATATGCGATATCAAAGAAACTTCCTCGTCCAATCTTTG AAACAATACATCTTTTTGTACCGTGCACTGGCCGAGCTGGCCTACTTTGGAGACACGGAGATCGATCAAAAGTCGCTGGCCAGCACCATCGAAGCGCTGAAGCAGCCGTCATCGGAGAATGTCGAAATATCGCGACTTGAGCTACAGTTCCAG CGTCTAAAAGCGTTCCAAGAGGACACGCGCAAAACTACGACGATGGGCTCGAGCGAGGAAAACAAGGCGAAAAATCGCTCCGAATCGTGCATCCCGTACGACAAGAACCGCGTCATACTGGCCCCCATACCGGGCCGGGACAACTGCACCTACATTAATGCGTCCTTCATCGATGGGTACGATGACGAGAACAACTTCGTCATCACCCAGGACCCGATGGAGGATACCATTTTCGACTTTTGGCGCATGATATTCGAGCAACGCATCAAAACGATTGTCATGTTCTCGGAG ATCGGCGACGGTCCAAACAAGTGTCCCCGGTACTGGGCCGACGAGGAGATGAAGTACGAAAACCTGCTAGTGTCGTACATTCAGAGCGAGAGTGGCCCTTACTACACAAAGCGCGAGTTCACCGTCACCAACTGCAAAACCAACGACACGATCCACGTGACACAGTTCCAGTACAATGGATGGCCCACGGTGGAGGGCGAGGTGCCGGAGGTGACCCGCGGTATGATCGAGATCGTGAACCAGGCGCAGAAGCATAGCTCTCAGCAGCAGGACATTTTTACGATTGCCGTTCACTGCAG TCTCGGAACGGACAAAAGTTCTCTTTTCGTTGCCATGTGTATATTAGTGATGCAGCTGAAGACGGAGAAACGCGTCGATATTTGCACCGTGGTGCGAAAGCTTCGAGCACAACGTAGTTTAATGATACAGACATAT GCACAATATGAGTTCCTGCATAGGGCTATTGTAAATTTTGCTGATCTGTATAAAATATCGCTAGGCATCGTGAACGATTGTTGA